One segment of Tamlana crocina DNA contains the following:
- a CDS encoding MFS transporter: MARTDPYAALRIKEFNIFLLVRFVLVFGWSMQFIVIEWQVYSLTKDPLYLGLIGLMEIIPAFTMALFAGHIVDQKEKRNLLALCIAAFSLMSLGLFLLTSDKIVGDWNTQSILYAIYALVFFGGFLRSFFGPTIFSLVALIVPKKIYPNAATWSTSTWKAAAVLGALLGGFSIHWMGVPKTLCLIFILVSISFGLTFLIKKKPILNPKIGEPVKESLKVGVRFVFSDKAILGALTLDMIAVLFGGTVALLSVFAQDILEVGSKGFGILNASISLGSIFSMFMTTYMPISRNAGKKLLATIFGFGLCIIAFGLSNSFWVSVVALFLSGATDGVSMVIRQTILQLKTPDDMRGRVSAVNSMFVGSSNELGAFESGLAAKLIGPVAAVVFGGTMTLITVTAIGAKNHTLRNLDLTKEIEAIEGK; the protein is encoded by the coding sequence ATGGCAAGAACAGACCCTTATGCGGCATTACGAATAAAGGAATTCAATATTTTTTTATTGGTACGTTTTGTATTGGTATTTGGTTGGTCCATGCAATTTATTGTTATTGAATGGCAGGTGTATAGCCTTACCAAAGACCCACTGTATTTAGGTTTGATTGGTTTGATGGAAATCATCCCTGCGTTTACCATGGCACTGTTTGCCGGACACATTGTGGATCAAAAGGAAAAACGGAATCTGTTGGCGCTTTGCATAGCGGCATTTTCATTGATGAGTTTGGGGCTGTTTTTACTGACTTCCGACAAAATTGTTGGCGATTGGAATACCCAATCCATCTTATATGCCATTTATGCACTTGTGTTTTTTGGAGGCTTTTTGCGTTCGTTTTTCGGGCCCACTATTTTTTCGTTGGTGGCGCTCATTGTTCCGAAGAAAATATATCCCAACGCCGCCACATGGAGCACCAGTACTTGGAAAGCAGCAGCCGTTTTAGGAGCACTTTTGGGTGGTTTTTCCATCCATTGGATGGGCGTTCCCAAAACATTATGTTTAATATTTATTTTGGTGAGTATTTCTTTCGGACTTACTTTTTTAATCAAGAAAAAACCCATTTTAAATCCGAAAATTGGAGAACCGGTCAAAGAAAGTTTAAAAGTGGGTGTACGCTTTGTGTTTAGCGATAAAGCCATTTTAGGTGCCTTGACTTTAGATATGATTGCGGTTTTATTTGGAGGAACGGTAGCGCTATTGTCTGTTTTTGCGCAAGATATTTTGGAAGTCGGTTCGAAGGGGTTTGGCATTTTAAATGCCTCAATTTCATTGGGAAGTATCTTTAGTATGTTTATGACCACTTACATGCCGATAAGTAGAAATGCAGGAAAAAAACTGCTGGCTACTATTTTCGGTTTCGGACTCTGCATTATAGCTTTTGGGCTGTCGAATAGCTTTTGGGTAAGTGTTGTGGCACTGTTTTTAAGTGGCGCAACCGATGGGGTTTCCATGGTAATTAGGCAAACCATTTTACAGCTAAAAACCCCCGATGATATGCGCGGGCGAGTATCGGCGGTAAATTCAATGTTTGTGGGGTCTTCAAATGAATTGGGCGCTTTTGAAAGCGGGTTAGCAGCCAAATTAATTGGTCCTGTGGCGGCCGTGGTTTTTGGTGGCACCATGACTTTGATTACCGTTACCGCTATTGGAGCCAAAAATCATACGCTCAGGAATTTGGATTTGACTAAAGAAATCGAGGCCATTGAAGGGAAATAG
- a CDS encoding 6-carboxytetrahydropterin synthase yields the protein MGNNIRITKKFDFETAHALYGYDGKCKNIHGHSYKLFVTVIGKPITDKSNVKYGMVIDFGDLKKIVKEEIVNVFDHATVFNKNTPHVELAKDLEALGHNILLVDYQPTSEMMVLDFAKKISKRLPKQIMLHSLKLQETETAFAEWFAYDNN from the coding sequence ATGGGGAACAACATCCGCATCACCAAAAAATTCGATTTTGAAACCGCCCACGCCCTTTACGGCTACGACGGAAAGTGCAAAAACATACACGGCCATAGCTACAAACTTTTTGTTACAGTTATTGGTAAACCTATAACCGACAAATCGAACGTGAAGTACGGTATGGTTATCGATTTTGGCGACCTCAAAAAAATTGTAAAAGAAGAAATTGTAAACGTTTTCGACCACGCCACGGTGTTCAACAAAAACACCCCTCACGTGGAGCTGGCTAAAGATCTTGAAGCCCTTGGACACAATATTTTGTTGGTCGATTACCAACCCACCAGCGAAATGATGGTACTAGATTTTGCAAAAAAAATAAGCAAGCGGCTGCCCAAACAAATCATGCTGCACAGCTTAAAACTTCAAGAAACCGAAACCGCATTTGCTGAATGGTTTGCGTACGATAATAATTAG
- a CDS encoding thymidine kinase, translated as MFLENTVNHKEQFGWIEVICGSMFSGKTEELIRRLKRAQFARQKVEIFKPALDVRYDEDMVVSHDANEIRSTPVPAAANIPILADGCDVVGIDEAQFFDEEIVRICNDLANKGVRVIVAGLDMDFKGNPFGPMPNLMATAEYVTKVHAVCTRTGNLAQYSYRKSKSDNLVLLGEVEEYEPLSRAAYYKAMLRDKVRNMKVNDAEEIINKPKDPNA; from the coding sequence ATGTTTCTTGAAAATACGGTAAATCATAAAGAACAATTTGGTTGGATTGAAGTCATCTGTGGCTCAATGTTTTCGGGAAAAACCGAAGAACTCATCAGAAGATTGAAGCGTGCCCAATTTGCCCGCCAAAAAGTAGAAATCTTTAAACCGGCTTTAGATGTGCGCTACGATGAAGACATGGTAGTGTCGCACGATGCCAACGAAATACGCTCAACGCCCGTTCCTGCTGCCGCCAATATTCCTATTTTGGCCGATGGTTGCGATGTAGTGGGCATTGATGAAGCCCAGTTTTTTGATGAAGAAATCGTTCGTATCTGCAACGACCTAGCAAACAAAGGTGTTCGGGTTATAGTGGCCGGACTCGATATGGACTTTAAAGGCAACCCCTTTGGCCCCATGCCCAATTTAATGGCGACGGCCGAATATGTTACTAAAGTGCACGCCGTGTGTACCCGTACCGGAAATTTGGCGCAGTACAGCTACCGAAAATCAAAAAGCGACAATTTGGTACTTTTGGGCGAAGTGGAAGAATACGAACCATTGAGCAGAGCGGCTTACTACAAGGCCATGCTGCGCGACAAAGTGCGAAACATGAAGGTTAACGATGCCGAAGAAATAATAAACAAACCCAAAGACCCCAATGCCTAA
- a CDS encoding 2OG-Fe(II) oxygenase, whose product MNPLFESVGFEENPVYEQLIADIGKQQYSIVEDFFTQDEVALLRQMLQQKHEADAFKKAAIGNRVNETIEKSIRGDFILWMDERKANTVEQLFFNRINHLVDYLNRTCFLGILQKEFHYALYPKGTFYKRHIDTFQNDDRRKLSLVCYLNEEDWLPENGGELVLYLNENGEEMEKVIYPFPGRIVIFESQIIEHEVKPVNTQRLSITGWLKTR is encoded by the coding sequence ATGAATCCACTTTTTGAATCTGTAGGTTTTGAAGAAAACCCCGTTTACGAGCAATTGATTGCCGATATTGGGAAACAGCAATACAGTATTGTTGAGGATTTCTTCACTCAGGATGAGGTTGCGTTATTAAGGCAAATGTTGCAGCAAAAGCACGAAGCCGATGCTTTTAAGAAGGCGGCCATTGGTAACCGCGTAAACGAAACCATTGAAAAATCCATACGTGGCGATTTTATTCTATGGATGGATGAGCGCAAAGCCAATACGGTGGAGCAATTGTTTTTTAACAGAATAAACCATTTGGTGGATTACCTAAATCGCACTTGTTTTTTGGGTATTTTACAAAAGGAGTTCCATTATGCGCTTTACCCCAAAGGGACATTTTATAAAAGGCATATCGATACATTTCAAAATGACGACAGACGAAAACTCTCGTTGGTTTGCTATTTAAACGAAGAAGATTGGTTGCCGGAAAATGGCGGTGAATTGGTGTTGTATTTAAACGAAAACGGCGAAGAAATGGAAAAGGTGATTTATCCATTCCCGGGACGGATTGTTATTTTTGAAAGCCAAATAATTGAGCACGAAGTGAAGCCCGTAAACACGCAGCGTTTAAGTATTACGGGGTGGTTGAAAACCCGATAG
- the mscL gene encoding large-conductance mechanosensitive channel protein MscL, translated as MLKEFKEFAMKGNLVDIAVGFVMGAAFKEVVSSFTGGIVSPLIGLIFKSDFKDLKYIIKEGTLNDTGEMVGEVAVLWGSFLTNVIDFIIVAFVMFMLVKGVNKMKKKEEPAPEAPKGPTQEELLGEIRDLLKK; from the coding sequence ATGCTTAAAGAGTTTAAGGAATTTGCAATGAAGGGCAACCTTGTTGACATTGCAGTTGGTTTTGTTATGGGTGCCGCTTTTAAAGAAGTGGTTTCTTCATTTACGGGAGGTATCGTTTCCCCACTAATTGGATTGATATTCAAGTCCGATTTCAAAGATTTAAAATATATCATAAAAGAAGGTACGCTTAACGACACCGGAGAAATGGTTGGTGAAGTTGCCGTATTGTGGGGATCGTTCTTAACCAATGTTATCGACTTTATCATTGTGGCATTCGTAATGTTTATGCTTGTAAAAGGTGTTAACAAGATGAAGAAGAAAGAAGAACCAGCTCCTGAAGCTCCAAAAGGCCCAACTCAAGAAGAGTTACTAGGTGAAATTAGAGATTTGTTAAAAAAATAA
- a CDS encoding uracil-DNA glycosylase family protein, which produces MQQLLENIKQCTICEADLPLGPRPVVSAHTHSKIVIVGQAPGTKVHASGIPWDDASGKQLRKWLDVTPEVFYNPENFAIIPMGFCYPGKGESGDLPPRPECAPQWHQKLFDGMKQVELVLLIGMYAQNYYLGKVAKKTLTETVKNYNDYLPKYLPLPHPSPRNRFWLAKNPWFEVEVLPVLQQIVKKLV; this is translated from the coding sequence ATGCAACAGTTACTTGAAAACATAAAACAATGTACCATTTGTGAAGCGGACCTTCCACTTGGCCCGCGACCTGTTGTTTCGGCGCATACCCATTCTAAAATCGTTATTGTGGGGCAAGCCCCCGGCACCAAGGTACATGCATCTGGTATTCCGTGGGATGATGCAAGTGGTAAGCAACTGCGGAAATGGCTGGATGTTACTCCAGAGGTGTTTTACAATCCTGAAAATTTTGCTATAATCCCCATGGGGTTTTGTTACCCCGGAAAAGGAGAAAGTGGCGATTTGCCTCCTCGCCCCGAATGCGCGCCACAGTGGCACCAAAAGTTGTTTGACGGGATGAAGCAAGTGGAGCTTGTACTTTTAATAGGCATGTACGCCCAAAACTACTATTTGGGAAAAGTAGCTAAAAAAACGCTCACCGAAACGGTTAAAAATTATAACGACTATTTGCCCAAATATCTGCCGTTGCCGCATCCGTCGCCAAGAAATCGGTTTTGGTTGGCTAAGAATCCTTGGTTTGAAGTTGAGGTGTTGCCAGTGTTGCAGCAAATAGTGAAGAAACTCGTTTAA
- a CDS encoding UDP-2,3-diacylglucosamine diphosphatase, translating to MQIPKGKKIYFASDNHLGAPTAEASRPREKKFVAWLDEVKHDAAAIFLLGDMFDFWMEFKTVVPRGFTRTLGKLAEISDSGIPIYYFVGNHDLWMNGYFEEELNIPVFHKPKEFTFNNKAFFIGHGDGLGPGDKGYKRMKKVFTNPFCKWLFRWLHPDLGVRMAQYLSVKNKMISGDEDAQFLGEDNEWLVQYCKRKLEDKHRDYFVFGHRHLPLNIDLNERSKYINLGDWISYFTYGVFDGETLELKEY from the coding sequence ATGCAAATCCCGAAAGGAAAAAAAATATATTTCGCATCCGATAACCATTTGGGCGCACCAACGGCCGAAGCCTCCCGTCCACGCGAAAAAAAATTCGTGGCTTGGCTCGACGAGGTAAAGCACGATGCCGCGGCTATTTTTCTATTGGGCGATATGTTCGATTTTTGGATGGAATTTAAAACGGTAGTACCGCGTGGCTTTACACGAACCCTCGGCAAACTCGCCGAAATTAGCGATTCGGGCATTCCTATTTACTATTTTGTGGGCAACCACGACCTTTGGATGAACGGCTATTTTGAGGAAGAACTGAATATTCCCGTATTCCACAAACCCAAAGAATTCACCTTTAACAACAAAGCCTTTTTTATTGGCCATGGTGATGGTTTAGGGCCGGGCGACAAAGGCTATAAACGCATGAAAAAGGTATTTACCAACCCGTTTTGCAAATGGCTGTTCCGTTGGCTGCATCCCGATTTGGGCGTACGCATGGCACAGTACCTTTCGGTAAAAAACAAGATGATTTCAGGCGATGAAGACGCCCAATTTTTGGGTGAGGACAATGAGTGGCTGGTGCAATACTGCAAGCGCAAGTTAGAGGACAAACACCGTGATTACTTCGTGTTTGGCCACCGTCATTTACCTTTGAACATTGACCTTAACGAACGTTCAAAATACATCAACTTGGGCGATTGGATCTCATATTTTACTTATGGCGTTTTTGATGGGGAAACCTTGGAGTTAAAGGAGTATTAA
- the rsmI gene encoding 16S rRNA (cytidine(1402)-2'-O)-methyltransferase translates to MSKLYIVPTPIGNLKDITFRAVDVLKTADLILAEDTRTSGKLLKHFEISTPMQSHHMHNEHKTVDAVVQKIKGGSTIALISDAGTPAISDPGFLLSRACIENNIEVECLPGATAFVPALVNSGLPNDKFVFEGFLPVKKGRQTRLLLLAQEPRTMIFYESPHKLVKTLGHFCEYFGDDRQLSVSRELTKLYEETIRGTAREVLEHYTQKPPKGEIVIVVAGTNK, encoded by the coding sequence ATGAGTAAACTCTACATCGTGCCTACACCCATAGGCAATTTAAAAGACATCACCTTTCGCGCCGTTGACGTTTTGAAAACAGCCGATTTAATTTTGGCCGAAGACACCCGAACCTCGGGAAAACTTTTAAAACATTTCGAAATTTCGACCCCCATGCAATCGCACCACATGCACAACGAACACAAAACCGTTGATGCTGTTGTGCAGAAAATAAAAGGAGGAAGTACCATTGCATTGATTAGTGATGCGGGTACGCCGGCCATTTCCGACCCTGGTTTTTTGCTTTCGCGTGCTTGTATCGAGAATAATATTGAAGTGGAATGTTTGCCCGGAGCGACGGCTTTTGTGCCAGCTTTGGTCAATTCTGGGCTGCCTAACGATAAATTTGTATTTGAAGGTTTTCTGCCCGTAAAGAAAGGCCGCCAAACAAGATTGTTGCTTTTGGCACAAGAGCCACGAACCATGATTTTTTATGAAAGTCCGCATAAATTAGTGAAAACTCTGGGGCATTTTTGCGAGTATTTTGGTGATGACCGACAATTGTCCGTGTCTCGCGAATTGACCAAACTATACGAAGAAACCATCCGCGGAACGGCCCGCGAAGTGTTAGAACATTATACCCAAAAACCACCCAAAGGCGAAATTGTTATTGTGGTAGCTGGAACGAATAAATAA
- a CDS encoding HopJ type III effector protein: MTIETFKNKLKNTPKIVAFSETMDVIEAHYQFTPTAFKNGDLENKAGENSGSCKLLAFAKLQNLSKEETLACFGQFYFEDVLKDPNGNGHQNIRNFMKTGFDGLSFEGEPLKGK, encoded by the coding sequence ATGACTATTGAAACTTTTAAGAATAAATTAAAAAATACACCAAAAATCGTAGCATTTTCAGAAACTATGGATGTAATTGAAGCGCACTACCAATTTACGCCCACAGCCTTTAAAAATGGAGATCTAGAAAATAAAGCAGGCGAAAATTCAGGGTCGTGCAAATTATTGGCTTTTGCCAAATTACAGAATTTATCAAAAGAAGAAACCTTGGCCTGTTTCGGTCAATTCTATTTTGAAGACGTATTAAAAGACCCCAACGGAAATGGCCACCAAAATATCCGTAATTTTATGAAAACGGGGTTTGATGGTTTATCTTTTGAAGGAGAGCCATTAAAAGGAAAGTAA
- the recJ gene encoding single-stranded-DNA-specific exonuclease RecJ: MRWTIKPQPEPKKVKTLQKALKVDEHIATLLLQRGVETFDEAKRFFRPKLKHLHNPFLMKDMDKAVARIEKAFANNENILVYGDYDVDGTTAVALMSTYLKTRHNLVYTYIPNRYDEGYGVSYKGINFALENDFTLIIALDCGIKSVEKVAHAKSLGIDFIICDHHRPGDEIPDAVAVLDPKREDCNYPYKELCGCGVGFKLVQALASKEGKTAADLTEYLDLVATAIGADIVPIDGENRVLAYFGLLVINTNPRPGIKAILNQVEKTELTITDVVFVVAPRINAAGRMEHGNYAVTLLAEEEDDLAAKYAEEINNYNLERRETDKQITEEALQQIEENNEQDRLTTVVYHPEWHKGVIGIVASRLTETYYRPTLVFTKSGNKLAASARSVRGFDVYNALEACKEHIEQFGGHKYAAGLTLEEKNYEAFKQAFEEVVSKTIDRNLLTPEIKIDAQIDLKNITPKFYRILKQFAPYGPNNMTPVFMSDNLIDTGYGKCVGEDKTHLRLTATQPTSPDRFVGIGFSMGDKFEIISEGKPFKAVYSIDENEWRGNVSLQLKLRDIK, encoded by the coding sequence ATGCGCTGGACCATAAAACCACAACCGGAACCTAAAAAAGTAAAGACCTTGCAAAAGGCGCTTAAGGTTGACGAACACATTGCGACTTTGCTATTACAACGTGGCGTTGAAACCTTCGATGAAGCTAAACGTTTTTTTAGACCCAAATTGAAGCACTTGCACAATCCGTTCTTGATGAAAGATATGGATAAGGCTGTAGCCCGAATAGAAAAGGCTTTTGCAAATAACGAAAATATTTTGGTGTACGGCGATTACGATGTGGATGGCACTACGGCGGTGGCACTTATGTCCACCTACCTAAAAACAAGGCACAATTTGGTTTATACTTATATCCCGAACCGGTACGACGAAGGTTACGGAGTCTCTTATAAAGGCATCAACTTTGCTTTGGAAAATGATTTTACGTTAATTATAGCGCTCGATTGTGGTATTAAATCGGTTGAAAAAGTAGCACATGCCAAATCGTTGGGAATCGATTTTATTATTTGTGATCACCACCGTCCGGGAGACGAAATTCCCGATGCCGTTGCGGTTTTAGATCCCAAACGTGAAGATTGTAATTACCCGTACAAAGAATTGTGTGGTTGTGGCGTTGGTTTTAAGCTCGTCCAGGCTTTGGCTTCAAAAGAGGGAAAAACGGCGGCCGATTTAACTGAGTATCTCGATTTGGTGGCCACGGCCATTGGTGCCGATATTGTTCCCATTGATGGCGAAAACCGCGTGTTGGCTTATTTTGGGTTGTTGGTTATCAATACCAATCCACGTCCTGGTATCAAAGCCATTTTAAATCAGGTTGAAAAAACTGAGCTGACCATCACCGATGTGGTGTTTGTTGTGGCACCAAGAATCAATGCCGCTGGGCGGATGGAACACGGTAATTATGCGGTGACTTTATTGGCGGAAGAAGAAGACGATTTGGCGGCCAAATACGCCGAAGAAATCAATAATTATAATTTAGAGCGTCGCGAAACCGATAAACAAATTACTGAGGAAGCACTCCAACAGATTGAAGAAAATAACGAGCAAGATAGGCTAACTACTGTGGTTTACCATCCCGAATGGCATAAAGGTGTTATTGGCATTGTGGCTTCGCGGTTAACCGAAACTTACTATCGCCCAACTTTAGTATTTACCAAAAGTGGCAATAAATTGGCCGCTTCGGCACGCTCGGTCAGGGGATTCGATGTTTACAATGCCTTGGAAGCCTGTAAAGAGCATATCGAGCAATTTGGCGGACATAAATATGCAGCGGGTTTAACGCTCGAAGAAAAAAACTATGAAGCCTTTAAGCAGGCCTTTGAAGAGGTAGTTTCAAAAACCATAGACAGGAACTTATTGACGCCCGAAATTAAAATTGATGCCCAAATCGATTTAAAGAATATTACGCCCAAATTTTACAGGATTTTAAAACAATTTGCCCCCTACGGCCCGAATAACATGACACCTGTTTTTATGTCCGATAACTTAATAGACACAGGTTACGGAAAGTGCGTGGGCGAAGACAAAACCCATTTAAGATTAACCGCCACACAACCTACCTCGCCAGACCGATTTGTAGGCATTGGGTTTAGTATGGGCGATAAATTCGAAATTATTTCTGAAGGAAAGCCGTTTAAAGCGGTGTATTCCATTGATGAAAACGAATGGCGCGGCAATGTGAGTTTGCAGTTGAAGCTTAGAGACATAAAATAG
- the alr gene encoding alanine racemase, protein MPKAQQTVLEINLKALSENLKHLQSKLQPNTKFMAVVKAFAYGNDPCEIAHFLEKRDVDYFAVAYTNEGVALRESGITKPILVLHPQTVNFKELIEHCLEPALYNTKILDEFLEVASAEKLNHYPIHIKFNTGLNRLGFSENDVNSIASKVKNTEAVKVESIFSHLAASEDLNEKAFTQNQIERFNNISNRFTEAIGYKPILHMCNTSGILNYPEAHFDMVRSGIGLYGFGNSKKENQFLKPIGTLKTVISQIHHVEPGESVGYNRGFISTKPTKTATLPIGHADGIGRQYGKGKGYVTINNQKTFIVGNVCMDMIMVDVSNIDCKEGDEVIVFNAETTAENLADTANTISYELITSISQRIKRVFIT, encoded by the coding sequence ATGCCTAAAGCACAGCAAACAGTGCTAGAAATTAACCTAAAGGCACTTTCGGAAAACTTAAAGCATTTACAATCTAAACTACAGCCCAACACCAAATTTATGGCCGTAGTCAAGGCTTTTGCATACGGCAACGACCCCTGCGAAATAGCCCATTTTTTAGAAAAACGCGATGTAGATTACTTTGCAGTGGCGTACACCAACGAAGGCGTGGCGTTGAGGGAGTCTGGAATTACCAAACCTATTTTGGTGCTCCATCCGCAAACGGTAAATTTCAAGGAACTGATTGAGCACTGTTTGGAACCTGCCCTTTACAATACCAAAATTTTAGATGAATTTTTGGAAGTCGCTTCCGCGGAAAAACTGAATCATTACCCCATTCATATTAAATTCAACACCGGATTGAATCGATTGGGTTTCAGTGAAAACGACGTAAATAGTATTGCTTCAAAAGTAAAAAATACCGAAGCTGTAAAGGTTGAATCCATTTTTTCACATTTAGCCGCCAGTGAAGATTTAAATGAAAAAGCCTTCACCCAAAACCAAATTGAGCGTTTTAATAATATCTCAAACCGTTTTACGGAAGCCATTGGTTACAAGCCCATCCTTCACATGTGCAATACTTCGGGCATTTTAAACTATCCGGAAGCACATTTCGATATGGTAAGAAGCGGTATTGGCTTGTACGGTTTTGGAAACTCCAAAAAGGAAAACCAATTCTTAAAGCCCATTGGCACTTTAAAAACGGTTATTTCACAAATTCATCACGTTGAACCAGGCGAAAGCGTAGGCTATAACCGCGGTTTTATTAGCACAAAACCTACCAAAACCGCCACTTTACCCATTGGCCACGCCGACGGTATTGGCCGTCAATATGGTAAAGGCAAAGGCTATGTAACCATCAACAACCAAAAGACTTTTATTGTGGGTAATGTTTGTATGGATATGATTATGGTTGATGTATCTAACATTGATTGCAAGGAAGGCGACGAGGTCATCGTTTTTAACGCAGAAACCACTGCCGAAAATTTGGCCGATACAGCAAACACTATTTCCTATGAGCTTATAACCTCGATTTCACAACGGATTAAGCGCGTTTTTATAACCTAA
- a CDS encoding OsmC family protein has translation MSVKVSTKWLGEMRFESTNPSGLNLFIDAGEENGGKGEGYRPKALMLSGLAGCSGIDVAALIKKMKLEVDDFSIEIEANLTEEHPKYYDKVAMHFHFYGENLSEKKLQRAVDLSIEKYCGVMEMFRQFSELDVQTHFHYDN, from the coding sequence ATGTCAGTTAAAGTTTCTACAAAGTGGTTAGGCGAAATGCGGTTTGAAAGTACAAACCCATCTGGACTCAATTTATTTATTGATGCCGGAGAAGAAAACGGAGGAAAAGGCGAAGGCTACCGCCCCAAAGCATTGATGCTTTCTGGTTTGGCTGGATGCTCTGGAATAGATGTGGCTGCTTTAATCAAGAAAATGAAATTGGAGGTGGATGATTTCAGCATTGAAATTGAAGCGAATCTAACTGAAGAGCATCCCAAGTATTACGATAAAGTAGCGATGCATTTTCATTTTTACGGCGAAAATTTAAGCGAAAAAAAATTGCAGCGTGCGGTCGATTTATCCATTGAAAAATACTGCGGTGTAATGGAAATGTTCCGTCAGTTTTCAGAATTGGATGTTCAAACACACTTTCATTACGATAATTAG
- a CDS encoding carboxymuconolactone decarboxylase family protein, with translation MPLVTPLSADHDLETKKLAEFFNETLGFCPNSVLTMQHRPAISKAFINLNKAVMANEGRVTSALKRMMAWVSSNATGCRYCQAHAIRAAERYGAEQEQLDNIWDYRTHPAFSEAERAALDFSLAASQVPNAVDEDLKKRLHQYWNDGEIVEMLGVISLFGYLNRWNDSMATTIETGAVESGEKYLGKHGWERGKHG, from the coding sequence ATGCCTTTAGTAACGCCTTTATCTGCAGATCATGATTTGGAAACCAAAAAATTAGCCGAATTTTTTAATGAAACCCTTGGTTTTTGTCCCAATTCAGTACTCACCATGCAACACCGGCCAGCAATAAGTAAAGCGTTTATTAATTTGAATAAAGCCGTTATGGCGAACGAAGGGCGGGTTACCTCTGCCCTTAAGCGCATGATGGCTTGGGTAAGTAGCAATGCCACCGGTTGCCGTTATTGCCAAGCCCATGCTATTCGGGCTGCCGAGCGCTACGGCGCTGAACAGGAACAATTGGATAACATTTGGGACTACCGCACCCACCCAGCTTTTAGCGAAGCCGAACGCGCTGCCTTAGATTTCAGTTTGGCCGCCAGCCAAGTGCCAAATGCTGTTGATGAGGATTTAAAAAAGCGTTTACATCAATATTGGAACGATGGCGAAATTGTTGAAATGCTCGGGGTGATTTCTCTTTTTGGCTATTTAAACCGTTGGAATGATAGTATGGCGACCACCATTGAAACTGGCGCAGTTGAAAGTGGAGAGAAATATTTGGGGAAACATGGCTGGGAACGCGGGAAGCATGGCTGA